One window of the Bombus affinis isolate iyBomAffi1 chromosome 10, iyBomAffi1.2, whole genome shotgun sequence genome contains the following:
- the LOC126920874 gene encoding MOB kinase activator-like 1 yields the protein MSFLFGSRSSKTFKPKKNIPEGTHQYDLMKHAAATLGSGNLRLAVMLPEGEDLNEWVAVNTVDFFNQINMLYGTITEFCTEESCPIMSAGPKYEYHWADGHTVKKPIKCSAPKYIDYLMTWVQDQLDDETLFPSKIGVPFPKNFLSIAKTILKRLFRVYAHIYHQHFSEVVQLGEEAHLNTSFKHFIFFVQEFNLIERRELAPLQELIEKLTAKDAR from the exons ATGAGCTTCCTATT TGGAAGCAGGTCTTCGAAAACCTTTAAACCAAAGAAGAATATCCCTGAGGGAACTCATCAATATGACTTGATGAAGCATGCAGCAGCCACTCTAGGCTCTGGAAATTTGAGACTTGCAGTTATGCTCCCAGAAGGTGAAGATTTAAATGAATGGGTTGCAGTAAATA CTGTTGATTTTTTCAACCAAATCAATATGTTATATGGCACTATTACAGAGTTCTGTACAGAAGAAAGTTGTCCCATTATGTCTGCAGGACCTAAATACGAATACCATTGGGCTGATGGGCATACTGTGAAAAAGCCAATTAAATGTTCTGCACCAAAGTACATTGATTATTTAATGACTTGGGTGCAGGACCAGTTAGATGATGAAACCCTATTTCCTTCAAAAATCG GAGTCCCTTTTCCAAAAAATTTCTTGTCCATTGCCAAGACAATattgaaaagattattcagagTGTATGCACATATTTATCATCAACACTTCAGCGAAGTGGTTCAACTTGGTGAAGAAGCACATTTAAATACTTCATTCAAACATTTTATCTTTTTTGTTCAG GAATTTAACTTGATAGAAAGAAGAGAACTGGCGCCATTGCAAGAATTAATAGAGAAGTTAACAGCGAAGGACGCCCGATGA
- the LOC126920857 gene encoding heterogeneous nuclear ribonucleoprotein H, which yields MSNGSGDHDDEGYVVKLRGLPWSTTVDEIMKFFSDCSITNGKNGVHMTMSREGRPSGEAYVEMDTLEDIEKACKRDRDHMGHRYIEVFKAKRGEMEWVVKRSGMNLENAMDDGCVRLRGLPFGCSKEEIAQFFSGLEILPNGISLPTDYTGRSTGEAYVQFVNKDVAERALQKHKEKIGHRYIEIFRSSLSEVRASIGPKMRGGPMGGFNQRPAPYDRGSRFGGMNRFSNNSRGSRNRDFDGGPWGSGNNFDSRGGSMGMRGGLDMKGGNFRGSGDTWGGNSGIHSIHMRGLPFKATEQDIADFFRPIEPVNVRIILENGGRPSGEADVEFATHEEAVKAMSKDKSHMSHRYIELFLNSTGGSSGMSLGGIGNFCGGLGNNFRPGYSPNRGFSSQLGGSNYNSF from the exons ATGTCGAATGGAAGTGGAGACCATGATGATGAAGGCTATGTTGTTAAACTACGTGGACTTCCATGGTCTACTACTGTTGATGAAATCATGAAATTCTTTAGTGATTGTTCTATTACAAATGGTAAAAATGGTGTACATATGACAATGTCAAGAGAAGGCCGTCCAAGTGGAGAGGCTTATGTAGAAATGGACACACTTGAAGATATTGAGAAAGCTTGTAAAAGAGATAGGGATCACATGGGTCATCGTTATATAGAAG TCTTTAAAGCAAAAAGAGGTGAAATGGAGTGGGTAGTCAAGAGAAGCGGTATGAACCTAGAGAATGCCATGGATGATGGTTGCGTGAGACTACGTGGTCTACCATTTGGCTGTTCCAAAGAAGAAATTGCTCAGTTCTTCTCAG GGTTGGAGATATTGCCGAACGGGATTTCACTACCGACAGACTACACGGGCCGCAGTACTGGGGAGGCTTACGTTCAATTTGTTAACAAAGATGTTGCGGAGCGCGCTCTGCAGAAACACAAGGAAAAGATAGGACACAG ATACATCGAAATCTTCCGAAGCAGTTTGTCCGAAGTACGTGCTAGCATTGGACCGAAAATGCGAGGTGGGCCAATGGGTGGTTTCAATCAGAGACCAGCACCCTATGACCGAGGCTCTCGTTTCGGAGGGATGAATCGTTTTAGCAATAATAGCAGAGGTTCTAGAAATAGAG ACTTTGATGGTGGTCCATGGGGAAGTGGTAATAATTTCGATTCACGCGGAGGAAGCATGGGTATGAGAGGTGGTTTGGACATGAAAGGTGGGAACTTCAGAGGCAGTGGTGATACATGGGGTGGTAATTCCGGTATTCATAGTATACACATGCGTGGATTACCATTTAAAGCTACAGAACAAGATATAGCTGAT TTCTTCAGACCTATCGAACCGGTAAATGTTCGAATTATTCTTGAAAATGGTGGACGTCCTTCTGGAGAAGCAGATGTAGAGTTTGCAACTCATGAGGAAGCTGTTAAAGCCATGTCTAAg GACAAAAGCCATATGTCTCATAGGTATATTGAATTATTCCTAAATTCAACTGGTGGTTCAAGTGGAATGTCTCTGGGTGGTATTGGAAATTTCTGCGGAG GTTTGGGTAATAACTTCAGGCCTGGATATTCTCCAAACAGAGGCTTCAGCTCTCAACTAGGAGGAAGTAACTATAATAGTTTTTGA